CGTCATTTAATCAAGTTACTAAACTTTAAgcaattcaattattttttcattctaatGGGAGTTTATATTACCAATTTGCTTTAACTCACAAATATCATCTCTTTCtctccaaaattaatatatatattacccCACTCATAAGGACTAATTCACCTTACATAacaaatatcttaaattttaaagaaatcaaaatcacaCGTGccaccagaaaaaaaaaattgatacgCAACCCATACAATGCACCTAAATCGTTTCTTAATGAAATTAGATGTTTATAGAGACACGTGTGTATTGATGAAACATTTTTCTAAacataataaactaaaaaagttTGAGGTAATTTGCAAAAAAAGGTATAATGTAAATGTAATTAAGTTCAATTTCAATTAAGATCAATGTATTGATccaaaaaacaattcaaataatcTAACAATATTACTAAATTCATAATGGAATTTCACTTTAGAGAAACTTTAGCATTGTCGTTTAGATAAATTGTTTAACTTTTACAAtcgttgtttaaaattttttttccCATTGTAACATGTGATATGATGTTGATTATATAAAATCCCTATATAAGCAAGCAATTGTGTTTAACCAATTTTAAACAATGAAAAATTTTCTGTGCTCATAATCATAGAAGAGCATTGTAAGATGGTTTAAAACAAGAGTTTTACTTGTTTGAACTTTGAGTGGGCCCAGACTATCCTAATGTTCTTTCTTTCCATAACATAACACCATATAATGTAACATAGagatgatatatattataaagtaaAAGTTTTAAGCCAAAAGATCCATGGTAGAGAGTTGTGTATAGAAGATTTTGGAGGCAAAGAGCAGATGACTTTATTGAGTGAGTAACTGATGAAGATGAGTTGAGAAAAGGGAATGTACAAAAATTggtgaagagagagagaattatGCAGAATATACGATGAGAGAGGGCTGCAGAGACATTATGCAGTGTGTGTGATATTAACAACCCTGTTAAGTCTCTCAAGAATTCCACTAGCTTTTCTCTTAGCCCTTGATGTTCCACTCTGTGCTAGCTCAGAGATTGTTTTGTGACTGTTCTCTTCTTCCCTTATTTCCTTCAACTTTGATCTGTCATGCAAACAAATTGTTTGAAGGATTGCCACACAATTCTCTTTGTTGCGTTCACATTTGCTCTCTCTGATAATTCTCAACAAGCTAACCACTGCTCCAAGATCTCCCATCTCATGAACAGCCCTTTGGTGACTTGAAAGCAGTGCAAGGATGGCTAGTAATTCATCAACATGAACCTCATTCTTTATCTTTGTCAAAATCACTCTCACTGCACCCTCCTTCACTGCTCTTGCCTTGTTCTCATGCATCACACATATGTTAAAAATTGCTGAAGCAACATCCTTCATGGCTAAGGGATGCCCTTCTTCTAAGAGATCGATCAATGGCTTTAAGGCACCTGATTTCCCTATGATTTCCTTGTTTGAGTCAATAGCCGACAAGGTGAAAAGGGCAGCTGCAGCATTGCTTCTTGTTTCAATTGTTCCTGATCTCAATGCTCTCATAAGGAGAGGAATCACCATTGGTGTTTCAGCCACTAgctttttgttgttgtcatgAATAGAGATATTGAGGAGTGTTGTGATCACGTCTTCTTGGAGATCAGGGTGAACACTGCTGGAAGAATCACTCCCACAAATTGGCTTCAGCAATTGGGGAATCGCATCTGCAGAATCGCAGAAAAGTACCCGGAAACAAGGATGCTTCTTTGTCAACATGCGCAGTTCTTTTGCAGCCGTCTTCTGATCAGAAAGTGTTGATGACATTTTCTTAAGAAAACGGAGAAAAATCTCTCTGTCTGCTTCGTTTAAACCTTCCTCATCGATGTATTGAACAGTATTCGACAATTCAACACCTTGGTTTTTTGACCACTGTTCTATCATTTCCCTTATTAGATGATTTGGTGTAAGAACAGTTTGTGAAAGAACTTGATGGGTTCGAGGGCAAGTCCTGTTTCCAGCACTTAGCCATTTTTGAATGAAAGGTCTATCATATGTCTGCATGATTGAAACCAAAAGAGGGAAACAAAATGAATCATTGTTCATAATTGGACAGGGAAAATATCTGCATAAACTCCATATCTGTTTCAAACTCAAAACCAATCAGTATCATTGCACAGAAAAAGGCTTTGGACAGATAGTAAGAAAAGGTAGTTGGGTGGTGGTGGAAGACATCACTGTAgtaatttagaaaaagaaaaaaggccAAGAACACTAGATTTTAATTATTCCCTTTTGAGAAAACGAGTCAAAAGTTCTACACAAAATATACAATCACCACCGCCACTCACTCAAGAATCACATTTATGGACACagaataatattattctttttccaCCTCCCACTCCTTCTCTTTCCATCTGCAATGGCTATCATAGGTACATCATCAAATtgccctttttcttttttctttttcctcttttttgtttcttgaaATGTACACTTCAAACATAAGCTAACTACATAACTAGATGGAAGATCACAGAAGTTCGGCACATCAAACAAAAAGTACTTGGTATTGCACTTCCATGAGAGCCAGTGTAAAACTATTTCAAAGTAAAATGCAGCAATTCCCACTCACACATTGAACAACAAAATGTGAAACAGTTTAAAACTGTTTGGATTGAAAGAAAACAAGGAACGAACAGAGGAAAATACAACTCCAAAAGTTGGAACGATTTATCATCACATTTATTAAAACAGATAATATgagaaatataattaacttcatcaaacaaaagaaaaaaataatatctctATGGCTCTGCACTGGACTTGGGAAGAACTGAATATATTCCCTTTCTATCTTTCCCACACCTTTTTAGTCACTTAATATAGAATAAAGTACAGAAATTCCAGCAAAAGAGAGATGTACAAAAGGCCAAAACCAGAATCTATATCTTCACTTTAGTTAAATTAATTCCtacaaaaatgaaacaaaaaagcATTTTTGTTAAGAACTTTCTACCCTTTTCGCCTCAACTGGATAATTCATCAACTCATTTTTTCATGTGCCCagatgttttttaaattaataacaatGATAACAGCACAGCACcctaattttgttttagttctGCTTCCAGCATTTCCTCAGACACCACAAAAAGTTACCAATCCTTCCAATATTTTATAGAAAAGggtattaaatgtaaaaataaatacctTCAATATCTTAAAAATCAAAGCATGTCAATAGTTTGTTTATAGGCAAAATAAGAggattaacaaagaaaaaaaaagattaagaaTTCTGATTCTCCACTTAAAATTCTGGCACTAACCTGACCAGAAGCCACAATGACAGGATCTCTCATCAATTCCTTGGAAAGAGGACACTTGAATTCATCAGGGCAAGATGACACATTCCTGTTGTGCAGCTTCAAAGACAGTGAAGACCTCCTTCTGAGTTTCAACTCCTTGAGAACAGAAAGAGTCTCTTTTGCCTGATCAATGGTCTCAGTGCTGCAATCCTCATCATCCACAATGGACTTCACCAACCTCTGAAGCTCCCTCTTCAACTCTATGGCCTTCTTCACCATCACCCCTGGATCAGATTCAACCACCCCTGGCTTGGCcatgtgatgatgatgatgatcccaATGGATCAGACCCCAAAGCCTTCTACTTTTCAACAACCCCAGAAGCTTGCTtgtgttaaaaattgaaaatttggttCAGAGAATGGAGAAGCAGAGAATATCAGCTGTTCAACACCCTGTGTTtcatcttctcttctctctttctctctcctttacGTATGGCTCTTCTTTtcaaaagaaaggaaatttgTGTGAGTGAGtgaatctctctctctctctctctctctctctcactatGTTCCTTTGGATGCTTTTATTATTCTGCTGCCTTCTATTCTCAGTAACATTTAACCATGGAGAGGAAAACAAGGACTTTACCATAAAGACAAACTCATAACTCCACTCCACCTTAGTTTTTCCCTCTCACcacactttcttcttcttacaTAATATAGTATTAATATCTCACTCTCTTGCTTTGGCCATTGCCTAAATTCATCTGCAAGCTGTTCACTCAAAAATCTGAGACCGAGAGAcacagagagagaaaaaggtgTTAATATTCTCTTAGTCTTTTTCCCCAAGTTTCACATTATTTTACCAATTTACTACTTCAAATTCATCATGTGTgctatatattcaaatatataatatgtgtaATTTCGTCCCTTGGAAACTTTACTTGTACTATTTTGCATCAATATTGACCCTCCAAACTATTATTTTACCATGGAATTCTCCTTTGGTAGTTATGAACTTACTcctatttcaaaatttggtttatataaataagaatttttaagaactaaaataacacaaataatatataaaaaatacaatattgcAAATCAATTATAGGTTTGAGTCTTAGTTTAATTAAATACTAAAAGgaatagtatatatttttttgtttcccCATTCATATAAATCACACACATAATGTTAACattctactttttcttaaaagaaatagaCATTTCCTTTGTTACTTTTACagatttacaattttaaatatttttaaattacaattaaacCGGAaagattatataataaaaatatatttgtcagTCCATTATACTTAATTTCTTtcgagaaagaaaagagaggatAATTTTATGCATGATCTTGAGTTTGACTTCGTATAAAAGTTAAtgtcatatttaattttaactgcTGATCTGtcaatataataaatgaagTGTAATTAATAGACGTagacttttttatataaatatttgagcTGTGACACATTGTTATGGTGCGTTACTTTAGGTTagtcttttttatataatttatctgACTGTTAATTctataataagtatttaaattttattagaaaaattctACAtcgaaaaattatttattgattatttgaaTGTTCATTGATATgattattatatgttaaaacAATGGTGGTTTCAGAACGGAACGCatattattcaataatataCTGTGGCAGAAGTCTGCATTTCAAATTAAACTGAAAAACACGAAAATTTAATGCATAAACATGTTTAATCAAGTAATTATTAATTGATAAGGATCGAATAACTAAAACAATTATTCTTACAGTGATTAAACGCTATGGTGTCGGTAAACAGTGTCTTgtgaaacatatttaaataagaaCATGTTATTTGAACTAATATATTGGCCTTAATGAAAGTTCATAACCATGCATGTGAAGATCTACACAACTTCACCAACAAAAGTTTAAttcaacattaaatataaaatatatacaaattaagtgtttatttttgtttaaataaatatataagtcAATTTTCTATTGTGGATGATTTGAGCTAAACTATGTTGAgtgaaaaaataagttaattattatatatgtttacagctttttaattataataaataatttaactgaaacaaaatgattttcttgaaattattttttcaatcttATAATAACCTTTTTTTAAGCTTTTTTCACATATagttaagaataataataatagatatcGGCACTCTctttataaaatgattattcCTCCCGTTTTATAGGGAATGCAGTTTAATGTTATTTCgtgaatattattaatattaataaatgtaccatgttttcatataattttacttaaataatataagctttttaaatatttagtcaCCTGGTAAAGGGTATAATAActaatttgaagataaattgcaaacaataatactttattaaaaaaataaagcctctatgaaattttctaaattaacaAAACTCTGATAATTGTAAAACAGAGAAAATAATATCcttttaactataaaataattattttttaaaataaatcaaaaatatattatgcttcattacaaattgaaaatataagttattttacatgcaaaaaaagtatttatatacacTTTTATCTCTTAATTTCTTTATCTAACAGAAGCAAAATAAAATTGTCTTGTGAACTTCAAAACATTGTAGTTTGAATGataataagaattaaataaatgCATATCATGTATTTATAactaatattgattttatataatGCATTGtgattaatgaaaagaaaaagaaatgaggTAAGAATGC
This sequence is a window from Vigna angularis cultivar LongXiaoDou No.4 chromosome 2, ASM1680809v1, whole genome shotgun sequence. Protein-coding genes within it:
- the LOC108327004 gene encoding U-box domain-containing protein 9 encodes the protein MAKPGVVESDPGVMVKKAIELKRELQRLVKSIVDDEDCSTETIDQAKETLSVLKELKLRRRSSLSLKLHNRNVSSCPDEFKCPLSKELMRDPVIVASGQTYDRPFIQKWLSAGNRTCPRTHQVLSQTVLTPNHLIREMIEQWSKNQGVELSNTVQYIDEEGLNEADREIFLRFLKKMSSTLSDQKTAAKELRMLTKKHPCFRVLFCDSADAIPQLLKPICGSDSSSSVHPDLQEDVITTLLNISIHDNNKKLVAETPMVIPLLMRALRSGTIETRSNAAAALFTLSAIDSNKEIIGKSGALKPLIDLLEEGHPLAMKDVASAIFNICVMHENKARAVKEGAVRVILTKIKNEVHVDELLAILALLSSHQRAVHEMGDLGAVVSLLRIIRESKCERNKENCVAILQTICLHDRSKLKEIREEENSHKTISELAQSGTSRAKRKASGILERLNRVVNITHTA